DNA from Thermodesulfatator atlanticus DSM 21156:
GAGCGATAATGATAAGGACGCCCCCAGGGGTCATTGGGAACTTTCCGTTTTTTAAGATAAGGCCCTTGCCATTTGTCCTTTTCCTCTTCGTTGGCTGGTGGTTCAACCAGGGCCTTAAGGCCTTCCTCCGTGGTGGGATAACGCCCCATATCAAGGCGGTACTGGTCAAGAGCAGACTCAAGCAGAGCAATCTGGCTTTTGGCTATTTCGCTTTTGGCCTTGCCAACCTTGCCCACTATGCGCGGGCCAACCAGGGCTGCTAAAAGGCCAAGAATAATCAGAACTACCAATAATTCCAGCAAAGTAAAAGCGCGTCTTTCTTTGGTTTTCATAAAGCCTCCTTTAAACCCCCAAACGGATATCAAAAATTGCAAGAAGTATTGAGATA
Protein-coding regions in this window:
- the gspG gene encoding type II secretion system major pseudopilin GspG, yielding MKTKERRAFTLLELLVVLIILGLLAALVGPRIVGKVGKAKSEIAKSQIALLESALDQYRLDMGRYPTTEEGLKALVEPPANEEEKDKWQGPYLKKRKVPNDPWGRPYHYRSPGEHGDYDLWTYGADNQPGGEGENADITSWD